The Mucilaginibacter rubeus genomic interval CCCCGTTTGAGTCGGGTATTGAGGTGGTAGGTAATGCCCGTACACCAATCTCCATCAAGTACTTCCTGGTAGCTATCCTGTTTGTATTATTTGACGTGGAGGTAATATTTATGTATCCGTGGGCTGTAAATTTCAAGGCTTTAGGTACTACCGGCCTTATTGAAATGTTCATTTTCATGGCTACACTTTTACTGGGTTTTATCTACGTAATAAAAAAGGGTGCTTTAGATTGGGATTAAATTTAGATTGATTCTAAATATACCCCCTGTACACCCGTAGTGTACATTTTACATCGTTATTATTGTAAATTTGCTCTCATTATCTGCATTTAGCAGATAGTGTTTTCTCTATCAATTTAGTTCAATGAGTGATATTCAATTAGTTGATGCCCCTGCCGGAGTTGAAGGCGCCGGGTTTTTTGCTACCTCGCTTGATAAAGTAATAGGTATAGC includes:
- a CDS encoding NADH-quinone oxidoreductase subunit A, producing MEAQSLPVNYLPIIFQMVVALGFVVTTMFVTHKIGPKRKTKDKLTPFESGIEVVGNARTPISIKYFLVAILFVLFDVEVIFMYPWAVNFKALGTTGLIEMFIFMATLLLGFIYVIKKGALDWD